The Actinomycetota bacterium genomic sequence GATGGTGGAGGACCGGAAAAATGAGATTATTGAATGGACTAAGAAGGTTATAGCTTTCCCCAGTGAAAATAGGCCTCCTATCGGTTATGAAGCAGACATGCAGGCATTTATTTTAAACCAATGCCGTGATCTGGGAATGAAGGTAGACTCTTTTTCCCCTACCAGCGTAAAGGGAGCCCAAAAACATCCCTGGTGGCTAAAGGGAAGAGAATACAGCCAGGGCAGGAATAATGTAGCAGCGGTGTGGAAAGGGACAAACCAAAAGAAGTCTTTGCTGTTTAGCGGACATGCAGACGTAGCCCCTTTTGAGCCCGGGGAGTGGAAAATTACAGAACCCTTTACCCCAAAAATAATAGAGGGGAAACTTTATGGCCGGGGTTCAGCTGATCTTAAAGGAGGAATGGCTGCTGCCTTTTGGGCCATTAAAATACTTAAGGAAATGGGTTTTAAACCTGGCGGCGACATTATTTTTGAGAGTGTAGTAGATGAAGAGTTTGCTGGGGGTAATGGCACTTTAGCTTCCAGGATTAAAGGCTATAATACTGATCTGGCAATCCTGGTAGAACCTACCAGGATGGAGGTTTGTACCGCCTGCCAAGGTGCATTTTTAGGCGATATAACACTTAAAGGGAGGGCTGGAATGCCCTATATGGGATTGGAGATAGCTAATCCCATTTACGGAGCCTCATCACTAATAGATACTTTCAGGCAATGGGGAGATCAATGGATTGCCCGGCATCAACATCCTTTGTTTGGGGAGAAGGGTAAAGAGCTGAAAATACTATTATGGGACATAAACTCCAAAAGTGAAGATGAATTTACCCAGATGGGCACTCCCCTGGTGGCCAACCTCTCCTGGATTGTCTGGTGTTATCCTGGAACTGATGAACAAAAGTTTAAGCAAGATTTTATTGCTTTCTGGCAAAAACAGGCAGAGCAAAATCCTGACCTCAAGCCCTTCAAGCTGGAACATAAATTTACCTACCATTATGTAAGGCCCTGGGAAATAAGTGCTGACCATGATGCCGTAAAAGAAGTGCTTAATTCCTATCAGCAGTATTCAGGCAAAGCGGCTTCCATAGGAGGAGCTGCATTTTCCTGTGATATGGCTATATATGGAGAGGTAGGAAATATGCCTACCGTTATCCTGGGCCCCCGAGGGGACAATCTTCATGCGCCTGATGAGTGGGTATTGGTAGAAGATATAATTTCCCTGACCGGCATCTTTGCCAATTTGGCCTGCAATTGGACTGCCTAGATACTATACAGGAGGAAAAATGAAACTTATTGACGCTTCAGGACCACTTTATGAAGGAATGTGGTCTTATGGAACCCCTTACCCTGACTACAGATTAAAACAATTGGAAAACCCGGGCTGGGTGGATTTTAAGGCCAGTTCCCAGGAATTTATAGGCCTTTCTACAGCTACTGGAACCTATATTGATGGTCCTAGCCATGCCCTGGGCCTAAAAAACGCTGATCCAATGCATAAAATACCATTAGACAAACTATTTGATGTAGATGCATATGTCCTAAAATTTGACCTTGACCGGCTGGATAAACAAGATGGCAAACCCTATATTTCTCTTGACGATATAAAGCAGACAGAAAAAGAAGACATTGCAGAAAATTCAAATATAATTTTTGCAACTGGCTGGGGACAACACTGGGATAAGCCTGATTTTCTTACCAGCTGCTGGTTTTTCAAAAAAGATGCTATGGAATACATAGTAAGCAAGAAGCCTTTCATGCTGGGCATTGATACTCCTTCTATTGATAATGTTAAACACAAGCAAGGTTTATGGCCCCTTATCTTCAATAATAATATTTACCTGTTAGCACCCCTGGTAAACATTGAAAATATTGAAAAATCCAAAGTCAAGCTCTATGTTTGCCCCCTTAAAGCGTTAAATACTACTGGCCTACCCTGCAGGGTGATCATCAAGGAAGAGGATCAAATAGCCAGTTAGTTTATTTATAAAAATGCCATTTTATGGTATTTTAAACCTGGTTTTTGATAAGGGCGGTTAGCTCAGCTGGTTAGAGTGCTGCGTCGACATCGCAGAGGTCATTGGTTCAAATCCAATACCGCCCACCAAAAACAGCTTTTCTATTTTTGGTCTTTGCCTCTGGCTACCAGGCTGCAGGAGAGTGATTCTATTGCCATGAACCTAAAAAATACACTGGAAACCGGATACCTAAAAACTGGCCTACCTTATGCCAAGCTTGGAAACCAGCCTGGCATTATTTTAAATATTGAAGCCTTGTCTATGAACCATAAGCCCCCTTCAGGTATAAGTTTAAGACAATTTGTTAACCAGCATCAATTGCTGGCCAAGTACTATTCGGTTTATCTTGTAGGAAGAAAACCTAATATGCCCGACCATTATTATATGGCAGACATGGCTAAGGATTATGCCCTGGCCATTCACAGGCAATGGTCAAAACCTGTTCATGTTATGGGCATATCCACCGGGGGCCAAATAGGCCAATATTTAGCGGCAGGCTATCCGCAACTGGTCCATAAACTGGTTATAATATCTTCTGCATTCAGATTAAGCCAGAAAGGAAAAGAAATTGAGGGCAGGGCAGCCTCCTATTTTAAGCAGGAAAAATATGGTAAAGCTATGTCTGCATTAATGGAGCTGGTACTTACACCAGGGTTGAAAACCAAATTAATCCAGCCCATGGTCCAAATTATGGGAAACATTGCCTGTAAGAATCTACCCTTCCCCCAGGATTTTCTGTTGGAGGTTAGGGCAGATAGGGAAATGGATTTTAGCCAAGGCCTAAAGGATATTAAGGCCCCCACCCTGGTTCTGGGCGGTGATAAAGATATTGCCTATTCCCTGCCGGATATTAAAACCACTGCTGAAAACATTGCTAATTCCAAGCTGATCATCTATAAAGGACATGGGCACGGTTTGCCTATGGCTAATTCTGTCCAGATACAAAAAGACATATATGAATTCCTAAAAGACTAAGAAAATTGCTCTTATTCCGAAATTCTGTAAATTAATGCCTGTTCAACCTCCGGAATATCATCTCCTTCCCAAGAATATATAAAGCCATCAAAATAATAGCTGGTCCAGTCCATAGTAGTGCTGCGGTGTAAAAAGCCTGAACCTCTTTCGGTAGCCAGGTTCATATTATAATCAGTAGACATAAAGAAATCCTCAATAGTTATATCTATAGGAACCCAACCGTATTGGGGAAATTTTACCTCCACCCAGGCATGTCCTACTTCCAGATAGCCTCCTTCCAGTATTGCGGTATATAACGGTATACCGCTGGCTACCCTGCACGGTATACCGGAAGCCCTAAGCAGGGCTGCATATAGAACTGCATAATCAGCGCAAACTCCTTTACCTGTTTGCAGAATCTCGGAGGCATACATAAGCGGATACTGAGGGTCATCAGCTCTTTTAAAATCATAATCCATTAAGTCTGTTACATAATAATAAAGCTTCTCCATTATCACCACCGGCCTCTGCTCACTGCCTATAACCTTTTGGGCTGCTTCCTTTATGATTTTATGATCAGAATCTATATACAAGTCTGCCATAGTATAAAAAGAAAGGTCGGGATCATCCTGGCCGTAACTCAGATTTTTATAGTCTAGGTCTAAAAATTTAAAGTTTATCATATCTAAATTAGCAGTCACCGTGGCTTTTAATTCTTCTCCGGGCCCAACTTCCAGATTCTGGTAATCAATATGCAGTATCTGATTGAAACTATGGTCATAAACTTCCTGGAAGTCATCAGAGCTTACTGAAATTTCATTCACCCTTTGGAAAGGCAAATAGGTCTGGGGAACTGATGCATAACAATGAATATCCTTTATAGTAGTAGAACTTAAGTTCTTTAGCTGATATTCTATTTCAACCTCTATATTTCTTTCTTTTGCCGGAGCTATACAAATAGGTGCTTCCTCAATTTCTATACTTTTTACAGTTTCTGAATCCAAAACTCCATCGCTTACTTTCAAGACAATATCATAGCTGCCTTCAGCATCAAATATTTGGGAAACTTTTTCCTGTTCATACCTATTTCCATTAATTTCCCAGCTAAAATTTAGATCATCAGCATTAATATCATAAGAAGATGCTGCTGAAAAATATACCGGTACACCCACCGGAAATACGTCTTTTTTTATGCTGTCCCCCCCTATTTCAAACTGTGCTACAGGAGCTGTATTTTCCCCTGTAAATATACTTTCTTCAGTTGGACCTTCACCTGATAGGGAAATTACTGATATTCCCGAGAAACCGTCCGCAATATAGCCATAATTTCCTTCCACCGTAATATCATAAGAAGTTCCGGGGGTATAATAAATGTCTGCCACCGTTGGATGATCTTTATCTTCAATATTTATAGCATGTACCCCACCTTCCAGGTCCGATACCAAAATATAGTTGGCTACCATATCCAATTCCCAACCCTGGCCTGCGATGATGCATTTGCCCCTGGCTTTAGGATTTTCTTTATCAGACACATCTACAATTTGAAGATTGCTTTTAACTTCTGTATCCTCAAAATCCAGCGTGTTGTTGGAAAGGAAAACAAAATCTTTTTGAACATAAATTCCAGCAGTGCCCTCCATTACTTTAAAGCTGGAAACTTGTTGTGGCATTTGGGGATTTTGTACATCTATTATCAATAACTGGCTCTGTTGTCCCAAAGGATACTCCTGTCCATATAAAGTGGTGTTAAGGTAAGCATAACCTCCACTTACATGTATACCCCAGGGCATACCTTCTACCTTTAGCTCTGATATTTTTGCAGGGTTCCCTTTATCTGAAATATCAATAATTTCTAACTGGCTCTGCTGATCGTCTCCTACCAGTTGAGTGCTGTTTAAATAGGCAAAATCATTATCGATAAATATCCCCTGTACAGACTTCTCGGTTTCACTTCCGCTAATATAGTCTCCAATGAGTTCCGGGTTTTCAGGATTGCTTATGTCCACAATTTTTAGCCCGCATTGAGTATAATAATTTTGCTGGTCTCCCTGCCAGCTGGTATAGGAAATATAGGCATAATTACCTTCTATTATCACTATGTTGGCAGAGTCTATACCTCTCACCTTGCCTATGGTCTCTGGGTTAGCTAAATCTGCAAAATCAATAACATACAGTTGTCCTAAGTCATCGGTAAGATATGCATAACAGTCTTTAACATCCACATCTATAGCTTGGCCGGGTAAATTTACCTTGCTAACCAGGGAAAAACTAATGTTATTTTCAAACTGCCCCGGTTCAGCTTTACGGCTAAGCTTAGCTTCCTCTAATCCCTGACTTTGTATTTCTGTGCTTGATGGCTTACTGCAGGCAGCAGTTAATATCATTAAACAGATCGCCATTATAATTAATAATTTTTTAAATATTTTAATAATCATATTGCTATATTGCCTATATTTTATATCTGGCAAAACATCAATTCTGTAAATTTAGTAATTTTCCAGAAGAAATTCTCCCCATGTATTATTATATCATTAACCCAATACATCATTTGATAATTATAGTGATAGGAAAAAATTAATTCTAAAGATTATTAATTAATAGTATTTTTATCTAAGGTTCATTGCCAGCTTAATAGCTCCCCAGACCGGCTTTTGGGTTAGCGGCATAAATTTAATATTCCTAAACTTTTTTTTTAAATTTTCCTGTAACACTGAGGTAAAATACTGCTTGCAGTTAAACACACTGCCCACAAAAACCAGGTCAAAAACATTATCATCAAAACCTAGTTTTTTGGCCACTGTGGCTATAGAGAGTTCAGCTTCCCCGGCTTCTTGGACTAAAATATCCCTGCATACATAATCATCTTTTTCTGCAGCAGAGCATACCACTTTAGCCAGGGAAGCTATCCTGCCTGTATCTAGGGGCTGGGCATAAACCCATTCAATTAAACCAAAAATAT encodes the following:
- a CDS encoding M20/M25/M40 family metallo-hydrolase; this encodes MRDIAVEDIRGMVEDRKNEIIEWTKKVIAFPSENRPPIGYEADMQAFILNQCRDLGMKVDSFSPTSVKGAQKHPWWLKGREYSQGRNNVAAVWKGTNQKKSLLFSGHADVAPFEPGEWKITEPFTPKIIEGKLYGRGSADLKGGMAAAFWAIKILKEMGFKPGGDIIFESVVDEEFAGGNGTLASRIKGYNTDLAILVEPTRMEVCTACQGAFLGDITLKGRAGMPYMGLEIANPIYGASSLIDTFRQWGDQWIARHQHPLFGEKGKELKILLWDINSKSEDEFTQMGTPLVANLSWIVWCYPGTDEQKFKQDFIAFWQKQAEQNPDLKPFKLEHKFTYHYVRPWEISADHDAVKEVLNSYQQYSGKAASIGGAAFSCDMAIYGEVGNMPTVILGPRGDNLHAPDEWVLVEDIISLTGIFANLACNWTA
- a CDS encoding cyclase family protein, with amino-acid sequence MKLIDASGPLYEGMWSYGTPYPDYRLKQLENPGWVDFKASSQEFIGLSTATGTYIDGPSHALGLKNADPMHKIPLDKLFDVDAYVLKFDLDRLDKQDGKPYISLDDIKQTEKEDIAENSNIIFATGWGQHWDKPDFLTSCWFFKKDAMEYIVSKKPFMLGIDTPSIDNVKHKQGLWPLIFNNNIYLLAPLVNIENIEKSKVKLYVCPLKALNTTGLPCRVIIKEEDQIAS
- a CDS encoding alpha/beta hydrolase → MPLATRLQESDSIAMNLKNTLETGYLKTGLPYAKLGNQPGIILNIEALSMNHKPPSGISLRQFVNQHQLLAKYYSVYLVGRKPNMPDHYYMADMAKDYALAIHRQWSKPVHVMGISTGGQIGQYLAAGYPQLVHKLVIISSAFRLSQKGKEIEGRAASYFKQEKYGKAMSALMELVLTPGLKTKLIQPMVQIMGNIACKNLPFPQDFLLEVRADREMDFSQGLKDIKAPTLVLGGDKDIAYSLPDIKTTAENIANSKLIIYKGHGHGLPMANSVQIQKDIYEFLKD
- a CDS encoding transglutaminase domain-containing protein, with translation MILTAACSKPSSTEIQSQGLEEAKLSRKAEPGQFENNISFSLVSKVNLPGQAIDVDVKDCYAYLTDDLGQLYVIDFADLANPETIGKVRGIDSANIVIIEGNYAYISYTSWQGDQQNYYTQCGLKIVDISNPENPELIGDYISGSETEKSVQGIFIDNDFAYLNSTQLVGDDQQSQLEIIDISDKGNPAKISELKVEGMPWGIHVSGGYAYLNTTLYGQEYPLGQQSQLLIIDVQNPQMPQQVSSFKVMEGTAGIYVQKDFVFLSNNTLDFEDTEVKSNLQIVDVSDKENPKARGKCIIAGQGWELDMVANYILVSDLEGGVHAINIEDKDHPTVADIYYTPGTSYDITVEGNYGYIADGFSGISVISLSGEGPTEESIFTGENTAPVAQFEIGGDSIKKDVFPVGVPVYFSAASSYDINADDLNFSWEINGNRYEQEKVSQIFDAEGSYDIVLKVSDGVLDSETVKSIEIEEAPICIAPAKERNIEVEIEYQLKNLSSTTIKDIHCYASVPQTYLPFQRVNEISVSSDDFQEVYDHSFNQILHIDYQNLEVGPGEELKATVTANLDMINFKFLDLDYKNLSYGQDDPDLSFYTMADLYIDSDHKIIKEAAQKVIGSEQRPVVIMEKLYYYVTDLMDYDFKRADDPQYPLMYASEILQTGKGVCADYAVLYAALLRASGIPCRVASGIPLYTAILEGGYLEVGHAWVEVKFPQYGWVPIDITIEDFFMSTDYNMNLATERGSGFLHRSTTMDWTSYYFDGFIYSWEGDDIPEVEQALIYRISE